A stretch of Geomonas oryzisoli DNA encodes these proteins:
- a CDS encoding energy-coupling factor ABC transporter permease, producing the protein MHMADALLSPTVGATMWAVSAGGVAICSARLCRRRDDRLAPLMGVLGGFLFAAQMINFSIPGTGSSGHLTGGLLLAILLGPSAAFLTVASVLMVQAFFFADGGLLALGCNIFNLGMIPALLVYPLCYRRLIGPAPGRRREVAVTMFSALLAMQLGALCVVLETAASGVCALPLGKFLLLMQPIHLAIGLVEGAVTLAVVSFLRKARPELLVRGSAPAGAPGRLVLAGFLVCALLVAGALSRFASVQPDGLEWSVAKVAGGASLPQQRGGLPALLGALQRKTAWFPDYQPAPAAAPGTATAPVMAASEGRPVSGKGSGVAGVVGTAVTVLLVAGAALLLRRGSRAAVPPEV; encoded by the coding sequence ATGCACATGGCGGACGCTCTGCTCTCGCCCACGGTAGGCGCGACCATGTGGGCCGTGTCCGCGGGGGGCGTCGCCATCTGCTCGGCGCGGTTGTGCCGCAGGCGTGACGACCGCCTGGCGCCGCTTATGGGCGTGCTGGGCGGCTTTCTGTTCGCCGCGCAGATGATCAATTTCTCCATTCCCGGTACCGGGTCGAGCGGTCATCTGACCGGCGGCCTGCTCCTTGCCATCCTGCTGGGCCCCAGTGCCGCCTTTCTCACCGTCGCCTCCGTCCTCATGGTCCAGGCCTTTTTCTTCGCCGACGGCGGCCTCCTCGCCTTGGGGTGCAACATCTTCAACCTGGGCATGATCCCGGCACTTTTGGTCTACCCGCTTTGTTACCGCAGGCTCATCGGCCCCGCGCCGGGGCGTCGGCGCGAGGTCGCGGTGACCATGTTCTCGGCGCTGCTCGCCATGCAGCTGGGAGCGCTCTGCGTCGTCCTCGAGACGGCGGCCTCGGGGGTCTGCGCGCTGCCTTTAGGCAAATTCCTGCTTCTGATGCAGCCCATCCACCTGGCCATCGGCCTCGTCGAGGGGGCGGTGACGCTGGCCGTGGTCTCCTTCCTGCGCAAGGCCCGCCCGGAACTCCTCGTCCGGGGGAGCGCCCCGGCTGGCGCTCCCGGCCGCCTGGTGCTTGCCGGTTTCCTGGTCTGTGCCCTGCTTGTTGCCGGCGCCCTGTCCCGCTTTGCCTCGGTGCAACCGGACGGGCTGGAATGGTCGGTGGCCAAAGTCGCCGGCGGCGCCTCCCTTCCGCAACAACGCGGTGGTCTGCCGGCCCTTTTGGGAGCGCTGCAGCGCAAGACCGCCTGGTTTCCCGATTACCAACCCGCTCCTGCCGCCGCCCCCGGCACGGCGACCGCTCCGGTGATGGCCGCCTCCGAAGGGAGGCCGGTCTCCGGCAAGGGGAGCGGGGTCGCCGGTGTCGTGGGCACCGCTGTCACCGTCCTGCTGGTCGCGGGCGCTGCGCTGCTGCTGCGCAGGGGAAGCCGCGCCGCGGTACCCCCCGAGGTCTAG